ACGGCCTCTAGTACCAAAGATAATTGAGTCGCAATACCTACTTCAGAGTGCAGCAGACCGGACAAACTCAGAGCTCATTTCATTGTCGCCAGTTGCCGTCGAACAAGAGCTGAGGAGGTTGACGCAATCTTAGAATCTTGTTCCTTCTCCCGATCTTCGGTGGTGTGAAGGACCCAAGACTTCAATTCGTCGGGCAATCTTTAAACAGGCGGCGATGATAGCCGATCAACTCCGACTGTCATTTGGATCAATTCAACTGGTGTGCCGAATTGCGTATACACAGCTACATCCGTCGCATCACGACCATATGCTATCGCGACGCGTGCACCCTGTAGATCCCCTTGTGTGGGATCGAACGTATACCAGCGGCCACCGACATATGCCTCGAACCAAGCGTGCAGATCCATGGGCCTCAATGTCTCCAAGTAACCAACGACGAGCCGAGCCGGAATTGAGAGCGCTCGACATAGAGCAATTCCGAGGTGTGCCATGTCTCGACAGACCGCTTCGGAACGCTGGTTCACTTCCGTCGCGCTAATAATCTGCTGTCCGCTCCCCGGAACGTACTTGATAGTGCTGCGAATGTAGTCGACGATTGCCGAACATTGGTCGTAGCCAGGTGCAAAACCCGCCACGACTGAAGCTGCCATTTCGGTGAATCGATCCGATTCGCAATAACGGCTTGGCAACAGAAACGGTACAGTTTCCTCTGGGAGGTTCTGCACGGGCACAAACGGGGCTCCCGGGGATGCGTCGGCAGCGTCGGCGGCTTGAATATCAGCCGACGTGCGAATGGAAAAGTTGCCAGCGGGACCGACCAGTCGCTGACAGAGGTTCCCAAACGGATCTGTAAACTCGACGGCGGGCACACTCGGCACCAACGCATACTGTTCTCGAGCAACCCATTGTTGCATTCCGCTACGCGGACGCAGCATGAGGAGAAATGGTGTCTCCACCTCAATATTGAACTCAAGTGAGCATGAACAATGGACCCACATCGAGACGCCTTTATGTGATGTTTGTGGTTCAGACCAATCAAAAGTATTCGACGAGAATCATCATTTGTAACAATTCCTGAATGATTGTCCCGAGAAAACATTCGAATCTTGGATACAGACTTCAAATTCTCGAATTCGACAGCTTCGACGCTCGTTTTCGACGCTCACAAAATGGGACTCCTGCTATGCTCAGTGGACAGTTGAAGGATGTTGAGCACCTTGTGCGACCTTGAACAATAATTTTCACCGAGAGAGTCTGGGACTCGGGTGCACCTGCGTTTTCTCCGCTAGTGACGAACGCATTTCACCAAACAAACGTCCCGTGACAAATTTGGGAACCGGAATCAAAACTGCCGGAAACACGATCGCTCGCAAACAACTTTGAAAGCAATGTTAGTGGGAAGCGAATGATGAACCAATTGACCCAAGAAGGAGATCGAATTGTCAATGATCTCGCACAGCGGTACGGCTTCAGCCCAGATGCCGTGACTCACATGATGCTTGCCGTACTTAACGGGAATGGGTCGATGGCCCAGTTTAATCATCCTGAATTTGCTGGTTCCGGCCAGTGGATGCGGGGCGGTATGCTGATGCTCGGTGATATGTTCAATCACACCTTGAAAGGAAATGTTGACGCGTTATGCAATGAGATTTCGAACATCCTGTCGAATCAACCTGGCTTATTGCAATCGGGCAGCTTTCAGTCGCAGAGTCAAGGTGGAACAGGTCAGCAGAATCAGGCGAGTGGTGCTCCAAGGGGAGCATCGAGTCTGTTTGTGCCAAACCCCGACGAACATTGGTGGCCCAAAGATCTGGGAACTCCGAATTCAACTGGCTCTCAGAACAACACAAGCTACGCCTATTTCTCCAACATACATCGATTAGCTGTAAAGACAGGAAGCGATGTTTGGATCTATGACACTTTAGACCATCAGATCGGGGGATTTTCACAACAACAGTCGGGCGGCAGTTCAATCACATTCAGCAGCCAGTATGGCAACGTTGATCTTTCGAGCTTGCCCGTCACTTCACGAAATGGTCAGCCCGTTCAGGTGACTCCCGTTCAACCTAACTCCGCCTCGACGAGCACGACGGGGACGTCTACATCTCCTCCGAGAGGGCATGCAGACGAGCATGGCATCTTGGACGCGATCGCTCGCCTGGGAGAGCTCAAGGAAAAGGGATTCCTCACGGACGACGAGTTTGCTTCCAAGAAATCAGAACTTCTAGCTCGACTTTAGTCCCTGCTTGTTTTCTTTGAAGCACAACGACTTTCTGACATCCTGATAGCTGCATGAGGCCTACAGTCGAATTGACAGCGGTCAGCCATCAATTGAGCGACGTTCGACCGATGTAAATTGGTTTGAGTGTTGGAATGTTGTGGCGAATGGCTACTTGGATGGACAGTGTGATGTGATCGGGTGGTCGATCTGGTATCATGAGGGCGGGCCAATACTCTTGAGACTTTGGCATAACGCCATGTCAATCAGTCTCTCCCATCCGCACTCGCCGTTCTGTGGGCACGTTTGATCGCGATGCGACAACCAAATTCAATGGAGCCAGCACATGAGCGCAGCAAGATCCGGCGATACAGTTCGCATTCACTATGATGGTAAACTTGAAGACGGAACGCAGTTCGACAGTTCTGAGGGACGCGATCCGTTGGAGTTCACTCTAGGGGGTGGCCAAGTTATACCCGGTTTTGACAAGGCCGTAGAAGGAATGTCTGTGGGTGATAAGAAGTCGGTCACAATCCCCCCAGACGAAGCTTACGGGCCTCGGAACGACAAGCTCATTCAAGATGTGCCGAAGAGCAAACTCCCTGATGAGATCACGCCCGCGGTGGGAATGCAGTTGCAGTCACTGAACGAGGCTGGTCAGGTCATCAGAGTTTCGGTCACTGAGGTGACTGACGATTCGATCACAATAGACGGCAACCACCCTCTCGCCGGGAAACCACTCGAATTCGACATTGAGCTCGTCGAAATCGTCTGAATCACCTTCAGCAGGAGACGCTCGTCCTTGTTGACCAGTTCATCGACCGTATCGCAACTGTGTGTTGCCTGACTTCGAGTGCGCGATGTATCTGATGATGCCTTCCGTTCAGCGCGGCTCATGGTCAGCCTTCAGCGTCCGACGATCGATTAGAGTAAGTCTGAGATTTATAGAGCGATGTGTCGCGATGCGACACGTTTGGTGATGCAGAAAACGAGCGTTTTCCAGCCGTACGCCAGCAGAACTACATCACCTTTGAAAACTCTGTGATAAAAACGCTTCAGGCTTCTATCCCGTACAGCGTCACGTGATCTCGTGCAACGTAGTTTCACGAGATTCCAATCGCTCCCAATCACATATTTCCGAACTCGAAACGACGGCCTTCAATTGGAGGAACTTCGTTTAGTTGAATGCCCGCGGTGGGCTGATCTCCTGTTCCGGCATGTTGATCTTCATAGCTGTCTGCTGCTACCCTGAGTACCTTAGCAACTGTAAGATCTTGAGTTCGGAACGCGTCACTCAGACAAGTGAGAAGCAGAAGTGAAACCTAGGCTCCGCGGCCGAAACGTGTTTGAGTACATCCTCGCGAACGATTCATGTATTCTCGTCGGTGAGGTGGCTTAAGGCACGGCACTTCAAAATCGTACAGAACGGGTTCTGGGATACTTCATGATGCCGACGACCAGTAGAGTTCGCTCTGCCTGATTCTTATGCTCGCAATGAAATTGCGAGATAAGTTGTCATGACTCACGTTTTTCTGATGGCAGGTTGGGAAATGGGACACCGTTCGTCGCTGCAATCGACAGTCAGCATGGTCTTTGCTTTCACCATGGTTTGCCACCTACTTGCAGTGAGCAACGTGCTTGGCGATAA
The genomic region above belongs to Thalassoglobus sp. JC818 and contains:
- a CDS encoding transglutaminase family protein: MWVHCSCSLEFNIEVETPFLLMLRPRSGMQQWVAREQYALVPSVPAVEFTDPFGNLCQRLVGPAGNFSIRTSADIQAADAADASPGAPFVPVQNLPEETVPFLLPSRYCESDRFTEMAASVVAGFAPGYDQCSAIVDYIRSTIKYVPGSGQQIISATEVNQRSEAVCRDMAHLGIALCRALSIPARLVVGYLETLRPMDLHAWFEAYVGGRWYTFDPTQGDLQGARVAIAYGRDATDVAVYTQFGTPVELIQMTVGVDRLSSPPV
- a CDS encoding SHOCT domain-containing protein, giving the protein MNQLTQEGDRIVNDLAQRYGFSPDAVTHMMLAVLNGNGSMAQFNHPEFAGSGQWMRGGMLMLGDMFNHTLKGNVDALCNEISNILSNQPGLLQSGSFQSQSQGGTGQQNQASGAPRGASSLFVPNPDEHWWPKDLGTPNSTGSQNNTSYAYFSNIHRLAVKTGSDVWIYDTLDHQIGGFSQQQSGGSSITFSSQYGNVDLSSLPVTSRNGQPVQVTPVQPNSASTSTTGTSTSPPRGHADEHGILDAIARLGELKEKGFLTDDEFASKKSELLARL
- a CDS encoding peptidylprolyl isomerase, translating into MSAARSGDTVRIHYDGKLEDGTQFDSSEGRDPLEFTLGGGQVIPGFDKAVEGMSVGDKKSVTIPPDEAYGPRNDKLIQDVPKSKLPDEITPAVGMQLQSLNEAGQVIRVSVTEVTDDSITIDGNHPLAGKPLEFDIELVEIV